One Pseudomonas tolaasii NCPPB 2192 genomic window carries:
- a CDS encoding GlcG/HbpS family heme-binding protein — protein MSALTLKLATQLASQALTAGRTISAAPLTIAVLDSGGHLVTLQREDGASLLRPQIAIGKAWGAIAMGKGSRLLALDAQQRPAFIAALNSLGQGSVVPAPGGVLIRSQEGVVLGAIGISGDTSDIDEQCAITAIEGVGLLADAGVSA, from the coding sequence ATGAGCGCTTTAACCTTGAAACTTGCCACCCAACTGGCCAGCCAGGCCCTCACCGCAGGGCGTACGATTTCGGCAGCGCCGCTGACCATCGCCGTGCTCGACAGCGGCGGCCACCTGGTCACCCTGCAACGGGAAGACGGCGCCAGCCTGCTGCGCCCGCAAATCGCCATTGGCAAAGCCTGGGGCGCGATTGCCATGGGCAAGGGCTCGCGCTTGCTGGCACTGGACGCACAACAGCGGCCGGCGTTTATCGCGGCGCTGAACAGCCTGGGACAGGGCAGCGTAGTGCCGGCGCCGGGTGGGGTGTTGATCCGGAGTCAGGAGGGCGTGGTGCTGGGGGCGATCGGGATCAGCGGGGATACCTCGGATATTGACGAGCAGTGTGCAATTACGGCGATTGAGGGGGTGGGGTTGTTGGCGGATGCGGGGGTGTCGGCTTGA
- a CDS encoding TetR/AcrR family transcriptional regulator, giving the protein MSTIRERNKQMILRAASEEFADKGFAATKTSDIAAKAGLPKPNVYYYFRSKDNLYREVLESIIEPILAASTPFNPDGEPKEVLSNYIRSKIRISRDLPFASKVFASEIMHGAPHLSAEQVEQLNAQAKHNIDCIQSWVDRGLIAAIDPNHLMFSIWAATQTYADFDWQISAVTGKAKLDEADYEAAAQTIIRLVLKGCEPD; this is encoded by the coding sequence ATGAGCACCATTCGCGAGCGCAACAAACAAATGATCCTGCGGGCGGCCAGCGAGGAGTTTGCCGACAAGGGCTTCGCCGCGACCAAAACCAGCGACATCGCCGCCAAGGCCGGGCTGCCCAAGCCCAATGTCTATTACTACTTTCGGTCCAAGGACAACCTCTACCGCGAAGTGCTCGAAAGCATCATCGAGCCGATCCTGGCCGCTTCCACGCCGTTCAACCCCGACGGCGAGCCCAAGGAAGTCTTGAGCAACTACATCCGCTCGAAAATCCGTATCTCCCGCGACCTGCCGTTTGCGTCCAAAGTGTTCGCCAGCGAAATCATGCACGGCGCGCCGCACCTCAGCGCCGAGCAGGTTGAACAACTGAATGCCCAGGCCAAGCACAATATCGACTGCATCCAAAGCTGGGTGGACCGCGGGTTGATCGCAGCCATTGACCCCAATCATTTGATGTTCAGCATCTGGGCCGCCACGCAGACGTACGCGGATTTTGACTGGCAGATTTCGGCGGTGACCGGAAAGGCCAAGCTGGATGAGGCGGATTATGAAGCGGCGGCGCAGACGATAATTCGGTTGGTGTTGAAAGGGTGTGAGCCGGACTGA
- a CDS encoding efflux RND transporter periplasmic adaptor subunit, with amino-acid sequence MEKSRRRTFAWVIGVLLLVALVMVLGMHFFSGNAHKGRPASPGEPVAVVPVALQDVPVYIDALGTVTPTRSVTVVSQVDGILSSVEFKEGQHVSKGQVIARIDDRALKAQLAVAKGTLAHDQAVLSNAQRDLARYRDLVKAGSTSQQTLDTQASLVQQQQGTVAADQGNVQNLEVQLSYCTITSPVDGVVGLRLVDPGNYVTTASTTGIVVITQMNPATVVFAVPEDDLGAINHALARGNVTVLAYDRNKKSLLATGNLLALDNQVDTSTGTIKVKAQFDDSGNALFPNQFVNARLKADTLSQVAVVPTRAIQHGSKGDFVFVVNGSKASLRTITTGPSTGDVSAVLDNGLKAGEQVITEGADKLDDGSSVKVVAQ; translated from the coding sequence GTGGAGAAAAGCAGACGACGTACGTTTGCCTGGGTCATTGGCGTGTTGCTGCTGGTGGCGTTGGTGATGGTTTTGGGCATGCACTTTTTTTCCGGTAATGCCCACAAGGGCCGGCCTGCTTCTCCCGGCGAGCCGGTCGCCGTGGTGCCGGTGGCCTTGCAGGATGTACCGGTGTACATCGACGCCCTCGGTACCGTTACTCCCACCCGAAGCGTCACGGTGGTGAGCCAGGTCGATGGCATTCTCAGCAGTGTTGAGTTCAAGGAAGGCCAGCACGTCAGCAAGGGCCAGGTCATTGCCCGTATTGACGACCGCGCGCTCAAAGCGCAACTGGCGGTCGCCAAAGGCACACTCGCTCACGATCAGGCGGTGCTGAGCAACGCCCAGCGTGATCTGGCGCGCTACCGCGACCTGGTCAAGGCCGGCTCCACCAGCCAGCAAACCCTCGACACCCAGGCCTCGCTGGTTCAGCAACAACAAGGCACCGTCGCCGCCGATCAGGGCAATGTGCAAAACCTGGAAGTGCAACTGAGCTATTGCACCATCACCTCACCGGTCGATGGCGTGGTCGGTTTGCGCCTGGTCGACCCCGGCAACTACGTCACCACGGCCAGCACCACCGGCATCGTGGTCATTACCCAGATGAACCCGGCCACGGTTGTGTTTGCCGTGCCCGAGGATGATCTTGGCGCGATCAACCACGCGCTGGCCCGTGGCAACGTCACGGTGCTGGCTTACGACCGCAATAAAAAGTCCCTGCTGGCCACCGGCAACCTGCTGGCGCTGGATAACCAGGTGGACACCAGCACCGGCACCATCAAGGTCAAGGCGCAGTTCGATGATTCGGGCAACGCGCTGTTTCCTAACCAGTTCGTCAACGCGCGGCTCAAAGCCGACACCTTGAGCCAGGTTGCCGTGGTGCCGACCCGTGCGATCCAGCACGGCAGCAAGGGCGACTTCGTGTTTGTGGTCAACGGCAGCAAGGCCAGCCTGCGCACTATCACGACAGGGCCTTCCACCGGGGATGTTTCGGCGGTGCTCGACAATGGGCTCAAGGCCGGTGAGCAGGTGATCACCGAGGGCGCCGACAAACTGGATGATGGCTCCTCGGTAAAAGTCGTCGCCCAGTGA